A single window of Nocardia sp. NBC_01327 DNA harbors:
- the kdpA gene encoding potassium-transporting ATPase subunit KdpA, translating to MSTTTAGIIFVISLIVALALVHVPLGDYMYRVYSSEKNSKVERGIYKLIGVKPGVEMTWAVYARSVLAFSAVSVLFLFFMQLLQGKLPLHQNNPGTKMTPDLAWNTAISFVTNTNWQNYAGESTMGHLVQAMGLGVQNFVSAAVGMAVAIALVRGFARRHTGELGNFWVDLVRGTTRILLPFAILFAIVLIAGGVIQNLHMYDQVATTVGNTGSQTLPGGLVASQETIKELGTNGGGFYNVNSAHPFENPTAWTNWLEIFLLLVISFSLPRTFGRMVGSKKQGVAIAAVMGVLAILSVTVMNLFQLQHHGTVPSAIGASMEGVETRFGVSNSATFADATTLTSTGAVDSAHDSMTSLGGMMTMFNMQLGEVAPGGTGSGLYGMLILAVITVFVAGLMVGRTPEYLGKKINPREIKLAASYFLVTPLIALTGTAIAMALPGERAGMANSGAHGLSEVLYAFTSAANNNGSAFAGLSGNTQWWNTALGLAMVFGRFVPMIFVLALAGSLAKQGFTPESEGTLPTHRPQFVGMVAGVTVILVALTFLPMLALGPLAEGIHS from the coding sequence GTGAGTACGACTACAGCGGGGATCATCTTCGTCATATCCCTGATTGTCGCGCTGGCCCTGGTTCATGTCCCCCTGGGCGACTACATGTACCGGGTTTACAGCAGCGAGAAGAATTCCAAGGTCGAACGCGGCATCTACAAGCTGATCGGCGTCAAGCCGGGCGTGGAGATGACCTGGGCGGTCTACGCACGCAGTGTGCTGGCCTTCTCGGCCGTCAGCGTGCTGTTCCTGTTCTTCATGCAGCTGCTGCAGGGCAAACTGCCGCTGCACCAGAACAATCCGGGCACCAAGATGACCCCGGATCTGGCATGGAACACCGCGATCAGCTTCGTCACCAATACCAACTGGCAGAACTACGCCGGTGAGTCGACGATGGGTCACCTCGTGCAGGCCATGGGCCTCGGGGTGCAGAACTTCGTCTCCGCCGCCGTGGGCATGGCGGTCGCGATCGCGCTGGTGCGCGGTTTCGCGCGCCGGCACACCGGCGAGCTCGGCAACTTCTGGGTGGATCTGGTGAGGGGAACCACCCGCATTCTGCTGCCGTTCGCGATCCTGTTCGCCATCGTGCTCATCGCCGGTGGCGTGATCCAGAACCTGCACATGTACGACCAGGTCGCGACAACTGTCGGCAACACCGGTTCACAAACCCTGCCGGGTGGACTCGTTGCCAGCCAGGAGACGATCAAGGAACTCGGCACCAATGGTGGCGGCTTCTACAACGTCAACTCCGCGCACCCGTTCGAGAACCCGACCGCGTGGACCAACTGGCTGGAGATCTTCCTGCTGCTGGTCATCAGCTTCTCGCTGCCGCGCACCTTCGGCCGCATGGTCGGTTCCAAGAAGCAGGGCGTCGCCATCGCCGCAGTCATGGGCGTGCTGGCGATCCTGAGCGTCACGGTCATGAATTTGTTCCAGCTGCAGCACCACGGCACGGTGCCGAGTGCGATCGGCGCCTCCATGGAGGGCGTGGAAACCCGCTTCGGCGTATCGAATTCGGCGACCTTCGCCGATGCGACCACGCTGACCTCGACCGGTGCGGTGGACTCCGCGCACGATTCGATGACCAGCCTCGGCGGCATGATGACCATGTTCAACATGCAGCTCGGTGAGGTCGCGCCCGGTGGTACCGGCTCCGGCCTGTACGGCATGCTGATCCTCGCCGTGATCACGGTCTTCGTCGCCGGCCTGATGGTCGGTCGCACCCCGGAGTACCTGGGCAAGAAGATCAATCCGCGCGAAATCAAGCTTGCTGCTTCGTATTTCCTGGTCACGCCGCTGATCGCTCTGACCGGCACGGCCATTGCGATGGCACTGCCCGGTGAACGAGCCGGTATGGCCAACAGCGGAGCACACGGTTTGTCGGAAGTGTTGTACGCCTTCACTTCCGCGGCCAACAACAATGGTTCCGCCTTCGCCGGTCTCTCCGGAAACACCCAATGGTGGAACACGGCACTGGGTTTGGCCATGGTGTTCGGCCGCTTCGTCCCCATGATCTTCGTGCTGGCTCTGGCCGGTTCGCTGGCGAAGCAGGGCTTCACCCCGGAATCCGAGGGCACCCTGCCGACGCATCGGCCGCAGTTCGTCGGCATGGTCGCGGGTGTGACGGTCATTCTCGTCGCGCTCACCTTCCTGCCCATGCTTGCGCTCGGGCCGCTCGCTGAAGGAATCCACTCATGA
- the kdpB gene encoding potassium-transporting ATPase subunit KdpB, producing the protein MTTPTIDSAPVTAPQDVPKGRVASGAFDPKMLVKALPDACKKLDPRTMWRNPVMLIVEIGAVWSTILAIAHPTFFAWAIVVWLWLTVIFANLAEAVAEGRGKAQADALRKAKTDTVARRLANWSPGARVVEESVPAPQLQRGDYVVVEAGQVIPGDGDVVEGIASVDESAITGESAPVIRESGGDRSAVTGGTTVLSDRVVVKITQEPGGSFIDKMIALVEGASRQKTPNEIALNILLAALTIIFVFAVATLQPLAIFSKISNPGVPDNQALDINGVTGIVMVSLLVCLIPTTIGALLSAIGIAGMDRLVQRNVLAMSGRAVEAAGDVNTLLLDKTGTITLGNRQAADFVPVPGVTADELADAAQLSSLADETPEGRSIVVYAKTAYNKRERTAGELTGATWVEFTAQTRMSGVDLSDGHQLRKGAASAVTEWVRAQGGQVPDALGAAVDGISASGGTPLVVGEVVKGKPRVLGVIHLKDVVKQGMRERFDEMRKMGIRTVMITGDNPLTAKAIADEAGVDDFLAEATPEDKLALIRKEQQGGRMVAMTGDGTNDAPALAQADVGVAMNTGTSAAKEAGNMVDLDSDPTKLIEIVEIGKQLLITRGALTTFSIANDIAKYFAIIPAMFVVLFPGLDVLNIMRLHSPQSAILSAVIFNALVIVGLIPLALRGVNYTPSSASKLLSRNLLIYGIGGIVAPFIGIKLIDLVIQFFPGMS; encoded by the coding sequence ATGACCACTCCCACTATCGATTCCGCACCGGTGACAGCGCCGCAGGACGTCCCGAAGGGGCGCGTCGCGAGCGGGGCGTTCGATCCGAAGATGCTGGTGAAGGCGCTTCCGGACGCCTGTAAGAAGCTCGATCCGCGCACCATGTGGCGCAATCCGGTCATGCTGATCGTCGAGATCGGCGCGGTCTGGTCCACCATCCTGGCCATCGCGCATCCGACGTTCTTCGCCTGGGCGATCGTCGTATGGCTCTGGCTCACAGTGATTTTCGCCAATCTGGCCGAAGCCGTCGCCGAGGGGCGCGGTAAGGCGCAGGCGGACGCACTGCGAAAGGCCAAGACCGACACCGTCGCTCGTCGCCTGGCGAACTGGTCGCCCGGCGCCCGCGTGGTGGAGGAGAGCGTTCCCGCACCGCAGTTGCAGCGCGGCGACTATGTGGTCGTCGAAGCCGGACAGGTCATCCCCGGTGACGGTGATGTCGTGGAAGGCATTGCCTCCGTGGATGAATCGGCCATCACCGGTGAATCCGCGCCGGTGATCCGTGAGTCCGGCGGTGACCGCTCGGCCGTCACCGGCGGCACCACAGTGCTGTCGGACCGGGTGGTCGTCAAGATCACCCAGGAGCCCGGCGGCTCGTTCATCGACAAGATGATCGCGCTCGTCGAGGGCGCGAGCCGGCAGAAGACGCCGAACGAGATCGCGCTGAACATCCTGCTCGCCGCGCTGACGATCATCTTCGTCTTCGCGGTGGCGACGCTGCAGCCGCTGGCCATCTTCTCGAAGATCAGCAACCCGGGTGTGCCGGACAATCAGGCGCTCGATATCAACGGCGTCACCGGCATCGTCATGGTGTCGCTGCTGGTCTGCCTGATTCCGACCACCATCGGCGCGCTGCTGTCCGCCATCGGCATCGCCGGTATGGACCGCCTGGTGCAGCGCAATGTGCTGGCCATGTCCGGTCGTGCCGTCGAGGCCGCCGGCGACGTCAACACCCTGCTGCTGGACAAGACCGGCACCATCACCCTCGGTAACCGCCAGGCCGCGGACTTCGTGCCCGTGCCCGGCGTCACCGCGGACGAATTGGCCGATGCCGCACAGCTTTCCAGCCTCGCGGACGAAACCCCCGAGGGTCGCTCGATCGTGGTGTACGCCAAGACGGCGTACAACAAGCGCGAGCGCACCGCCGGGGAACTGACCGGCGCGACCTGGGTGGAGTTCACCGCTCAGACCCGGATGTCCGGTGTGGACCTGTCCGACGGTCATCAGCTGCGCAAGGGCGCCGCCAGCGCCGTCACCGAATGGGTGCGGGCGCAGGGCGGTCAGGTTCCGGACGCGCTCGGCGCGGCCGTGGACGGCATCTCCGCCTCCGGTGGTACGCCGCTGGTCGTCGGTGAGGTCGTCAAGGGCAAGCCCCGCGTGCTCGGCGTCATCCACCTCAAGGATGTCGTCAAGCAGGGCATGCGCGAGCGCTTCGACGAGATGCGCAAGATGGGCATCCGCACCGTCATGATCACCGGCGACAATCCGCTGACCGCCAAGGCGATCGCGGACGAGGCCGGAGTCGACGACTTCCTCGCCGAGGCCACTCCCGAGGACAAGCTGGCGCTGATCCGCAAGGAGCAGCAGGGTGGCCGCATGGTCGCCATGACCGGTGACGGCACCAATGACGCTCCCGCGCTTGCCCAGGCGGATGTCGGTGTCGCCATGAACACCGGGACGTCGGCGGCCAAGGAAGCCGGCAATATGGTCGATCTGGATTCGGATCCGACCAAGCTCATCGAGATCGTGGAGATCGGCAAGCAGTTGCTGATCACCCGTGGCGCGCTCACCACGTTCTCGATCGCCAACGACATCGCCAAGTACTTCGCGATCATTCCCGCGATGTTCGTGGTGCTGTTCCCGGGCCTGGACGTGCTGAACATCATGCGCCTGCACAGCCCGCAGTCGGCGATCCTGTCCGCGGTCATCTTCAACGCCCTCGTCATCGTGGGCCTGATTCCGCTGGCGCTGCGAGGAGTCAACTACACGCCCTCGAGTGCCTCGAAGCTGTTGAGCCGCAATCTCCTCATCTACGGCATCGGCGGCATCGTCGCGCCGTTCATCGGGATCAAGCTCATCGACCTTGTCATCCAATTCTTCCCGGGGATGTCCTAA
- the kdpF gene encoding K(+)-transporting ATPase subunit F: MTQNIIGLVLAIAIAIYLVAALLYPERF; encoded by the coding sequence GTGACTCAGAACATCATCGGTCTGGTCCTGGCCATCGCTATCGCCATCTATCTGGTTGCGGCGCTGCTTTACCCGGAGAGGTTCTAG
- a CDS encoding winged helix-turn-helix domain-containing protein, protein MDNQAYELSALRELVNHRGVVELLDLLAQEPQTVDELRGALGMRRQGAARVLRVLAAHGLVATDGVGSWDESLQFQGPIRLTESGWRTVEMLSDFAVWVELYEQSDAARDR, encoded by the coding sequence ATGGACAACCAGGCGTACGAGCTCAGCGCACTGCGCGAGCTGGTGAATCACCGTGGGGTGGTGGAGCTTCTGGACCTGCTGGCCCAGGAGCCGCAGACCGTCGATGAATTGCGAGGCGCGCTCGGCATGCGCCGCCAGGGCGCCGCGCGCGTGCTGCGCGTACTCGCCGCGCACGGACTGGTCGCCACCGACGGCGTCGGCAGCTGGGATGAGTCGCTGCAATTCCAGGGACCGATCCGGCTGACCGAAAGCGGCTGGCGCACCGTCGAAATGCTCTCCGACTTCGCGGTCTGGGTCGAACTGTACGAACAGTCCGACGCGGCCCGCGACCGGTGA
- a CDS encoding potassium-transporting ATPase subunit C, whose protein sequence is MRMSTWIRQHLAALRALLVLTVITGIIYPAVVLGVGQLPGLKDKAEGSLLKQDGKLVGSSLIGQAYTDGKGTALNQYFQTRPSNSAPTDGSIPDGYDPTNTAFGNMGPESVVDSLDASDPKKDKASLLTTVCSRSAAVATLEGVDGSRPFCTSGGVGSVLSVIGPRDAHGNVTHPAQVISVNEACATSGPATKPFQDAYEGVKVECAKRGEDYSAGQIVPIRGDASVDTAVPSDAVTASASGLDPDISPEYAAIQVARVAKTRGISADQVRALVDSNTHGRALGFMGEKRVNVVELNLDLDGKYPFKG, encoded by the coding sequence ATGCGTATGTCAACCTGGATCCGGCAGCACCTCGCGGCGCTGCGTGCGCTGCTGGTGCTCACCGTCATTACCGGAATCATCTATCCCGCAGTGGTTCTCGGTGTCGGTCAGCTGCCCGGTCTGAAGGACAAGGCAGAAGGTTCCCTGCTGAAGCAGGACGGCAAGCTCGTCGGCAGCAGCCTGATCGGCCAGGCCTACACCGACGGTAAGGGCACGGCGCTGAACCAGTACTTCCAGACCCGCCCGTCCAACTCCGCGCCGACCGACGGCAGCATTCCCGACGGCTACGACCCGACGAACACCGCGTTCGGCAATATGGGCCCGGAGTCCGTGGTGGATTCGCTGGACGCGAGCGATCCGAAGAAGGACAAGGCCAGCCTGCTCACCACGGTGTGCTCGCGCAGCGCCGCGGTCGCCACGCTCGAGGGTGTGGACGGCAGCCGGCCGTTCTGCACCTCCGGCGGCGTCGGCTCGGTGCTGTCGGTCATCGGACCGCGGGACGCGCACGGCAATGTCACGCATCCGGCGCAGGTGATCAGCGTCAACGAGGCCTGCGCGACCAGCGGACCGGCGACCAAGCCGTTCCAGGACGCCTATGAGGGCGTCAAGGTCGAATGCGCCAAGCGCGGCGAGGATTACTCGGCCGGCCAGATCGTGCCGATCCGGGGCGACGCCTCGGTCGATACGGCGGTTCCGTCCGATGCGGTCACCGCCTCGGCCTCGGGGCTGGACCCGGATATCTCGCCGGAGTACGCGGCCATTCAGGTCGCCCGGGTGGCCAAGACCCGCGGTATCTCCGCGGATCAGGTTCGGGCGCTGGTGGATTCGAATACGCACGGCCGGGCCCTCGGGTTCATGGGTGAGAAGCGGGTGAACGTGGTCGAGCTCAATCTGGATCTGGACGGCAAGTACCCGTTCAAGGGCTGA